One genomic window of Oncorhynchus clarkii lewisi isolate Uvic-CL-2024 chromosome 5, UVic_Ocla_1.0, whole genome shotgun sequence includes the following:
- the LOC139408949 gene encoding phosducin-like protein: MTTLDDKILGEKLQYYYSSSEDEESDKEDDEGEHKTIRNPDVLEPELEYSADGSAINTGPKGVINDWRKYKQLKVEQKQEQKEEMERLIKKLSMTCRSDLDDEADAIKQKEMQDKIQHKMTMQEYNMLQEDEDDEDFLQQYRKQRIEEMRRKVLRGKRFEQVYELNSGEEFLEAVDKEDKACLVMIHIYEGEVPACEAMMGSLLCLAQEYPLVKFCSVRGLVIGTSAQFRGSALPALLVYKGGDLIGNFVRITDQLGEDFYAVDVEALLQEYGLLPDKTVLVAKTIRNGAITQSDDSDLDID, translated from the exons ATGACAACGTTGGATGACAAGATCCTGGGGGAGAAGCTGCAGTACTACTACAGCAGCAGTGAGGATGAGGAAAGTGACAAGGAGGATGACGAGGGGGAGCACAAGACCATCCGCAACCCAGATGTACTGGAGCCTGAGCTAGAATACAGCGCTGACGGTAGTGCCATCAACACAG GGCCCAAGGGGGTGATTAATGACTGGAGGAAGTACAAACAGCTGAAGGTGGAGCAGAAGCAGGAgcagaaggaggagatggagagactcATCAAGAAGCTGTCCATGACCTGCCGCTCCGACCTGGACGACGAAGCCGACGCCATTAAACAGAAAGAGATGCAGGACAAGATCCAACACAAG ATGACCATGCAGGAGTACAACATGCTCCAGGAAGACGAGGATGACGAGGACTTCCTCCAGCAGTACAGGAAGCAGCGCATCGAGGAGATGCGCCGGAAGGTGTTGCGCGGTAAGCGCTTCGAGCAGGTCTACGAGCTCAACAGTGGCGAGGAGTTCCTGGAGGCTGTGGACAAGGAGGACAAGGCCTGCCTGGTTATGATCCACATCTACGAGGGCGAGGTGCCTGCCTGCGAGGCAATGATGGGCAGCCTGCTGTGCCTGGCACAGGAATACCCCCTGGTCAAGTTCTGTAGCGTGCGTGGGTTGGTTATCGGCACCAGTGCCCAGTTCAGGGGCAGCGCCTTGCCAGCCCTGCTGGTGTACAAAGGAGGAGACCTGATTGGGAACTTTGTGCGCATCACAGACCAGCTAGGAGAGGACTTCTATGCTGTGGATGTGGAGGCACTGCTGCAAGAGTACGGGCTGCTGCCGGACAAAACTGTCCTTGTCGCTAAGACCATCCGCAACGGCGCCATCACACAGAGCGATGACTCTGACCTTGACATAGACTAG